A DNA window from Tachysurus fulvidraco isolate hzauxx_2018 chromosome 4, HZAU_PFXX_2.0, whole genome shotgun sequence contains the following coding sequences:
- the LOC113662882 gene encoding zinc finger protein 501-like isoform X2, which produces MCNQDFLLNKVIFLSLVPPQSESSSSTIAAENRHDETHDVEQSKERIHSCSLCGKSFTRKGHLKQHHLIHTGEKPHRCSECGKTFSQQSNLKNHQRVHTREKPYGCTECGKSFTLQSTFKNHQRIHTGEKPYHCSECGKSFTLQSTFINHQRIHSGEKPYYCSQCGKSFTRHSTFKYHQRVHTGEKPYQCAQCGKSFTLQSSLKNHQHVHSGKLHQCSQCGKSFSLYSTLKTHQMIHTGKKAHRCSQCGMTFKELNHLKSHQRIHTGEKPYHCSQCLKTFRKLTHLKAHQHVHTGKKPHCCSECGKSFIEYRSFKRHQRAHAEQKCYHCSLCGTSFTHHAGAKPQYCSECVKRFCVGVIKK; this is translated from the coding sequence ATGTGCAATCAGGATTTCTTACTAAATAAAGTGATATTTCTGTCTCTCGTTCCGCCGCAGAGTGAATCGTCATCGTCTACCATCGCCGCTGAAAACCGTCATGACGAGACTCACGATGTAGAACAGAGCAAGGAGAGAATTCACAGCTGTTCACTGTGTGGAAAAAGTTTTACTAGAAAGGGTCATCTTAAACAACACCACCTAATCCACACAGGAGAAAAGCCACATCGATGCTCAGAGTGCGGGAAGACATTTTCACAGCAAAGCAATCTGAAAAACCACCAGCGCGTTCACACCCGAGAGAAGCCGTACGGATGCACAGAGTGCGGGAAGAGTTTTACTCTGCAAAGTACCTTTAAAAACCatcagcgcattcacacaggagagaaaccgtatcactgctcggagtgcGGGAAGAGTTTTACGCTACAAAGTACATTTATCAACCACCAGCGCATTCACTCCGGAGAGAAACCGTATTACTGCtcacagtgtgggaagagtttcacACGACACAGCACTTTCAAATACCACCAGAGAGTCCACAcgggagagaagccgtatcaaTGTGCACAGTGCGGGAAGAGTTTTACTCtacaaagcagcttaaaaaACCACCAGCACGTTCATAGTGGCAAGCTGCATCAATGTTCGCAGTGTGGAAAGAGTTTTTCACTATACAGCACTTTAAAAACCCACCAAATGATCCATACAGGGAAGAAGGCACATCGGTGCTCGCAGTGTGGAATGACTTTTAAagaattaaatcatttaaaatcgcaccaacgcattcacacaggagagaagccataCCACTGCTCGCAGTGTTTGAAGACTTTTAGAAAATTAACTCATTTAAAAGCACACCAGCACGTTCACACGGGCAAGAAGCCACATTGCTGctcagagtgtgggaagagttttatagAATACAGATCTTTTAAAAGGCACCAGCGCGCTCACGCAGAACAGAAGTGCTATCACTGCTCGCTGTGTGGGACGAGCTTCACACACCACGCCGGAGCTAAACCTCAGTACTGCTCAGAGTGTGTGAAACGGTTTTGTGttggtgtaataaaaaaataa
- the LOC113662882 gene encoding zinc finger protein 501-like isoform X1: protein MSDKCKSEDCTRSKTREEASCTDTRNVNRSQSESSSSTIAAENRHDETHDVEQSKERIHSCSLCGKSFTRKGHLKQHHLIHTGEKPHRCSECGKTFSQQSNLKNHQRVHTREKPYGCTECGKSFTLQSTFKNHQRIHTGEKPYHCSECGKSFTLQSTFINHQRIHSGEKPYYCSQCGKSFTRHSTFKYHQRVHTGEKPYQCAQCGKSFTLQSSLKNHQHVHSGKLHQCSQCGKSFSLYSTLKTHQMIHTGKKAHRCSQCGMTFKELNHLKSHQRIHTGEKPYHCSQCLKTFRKLTHLKAHQHVHTGKKPHCCSECGKSFIEYRSFKRHQRAHAEQKCYHCSLCGTSFTHHAGAKPQYCSECVKRFCVGVIKK from the exons ATGTCGGACAAATGCAAATCCGAAGACTGCACTAGATCTAAGACACGAGAAGAAGCTTCATGTACAGACACGAGGAATGTAAACAGAAGCCAG AGTGAATCGTCATCGTCTACCATCGCCGCTGAAAACCGTCATGACGAGACTCACGATGTAGAACAGAGCAAGGAGAGAATTCACAGCTGTTCACTGTGTGGAAAAAGTTTTACTAGAAAGGGTCATCTTAAACAACACCACCTAATCCACACAGGAGAAAAGCCACATCGATGCTCAGAGTGCGGGAAGACATTTTCACAGCAAAGCAATCTGAAAAACCACCAGCGCGTTCACACCCGAGAGAAGCCGTACGGATGCACAGAGTGCGGGAAGAGTTTTACTCTGCAAAGTACCTTTAAAAACCatcagcgcattcacacaggagagaaaccgtatcactgctcggagtgcGGGAAGAGTTTTACGCTACAAAGTACATTTATCAACCACCAGCGCATTCACTCCGGAGAGAAACCGTATTACTGCtcacagtgtgggaagagtttcacACGACACAGCACTTTCAAATACCACCAGAGAGTCCACAcgggagagaagccgtatcaaTGTGCACAGTGCGGGAAGAGTTTTACTCtacaaagcagcttaaaaaACCACCAGCACGTTCATAGTGGCAAGCTGCATCAATGTTCGCAGTGTGGAAAGAGTTTTTCACTATACAGCACTTTAAAAACCCACCAAATGATCCATACAGGGAAGAAGGCACATCGGTGCTCGCAGTGTGGAATGACTTTTAAagaattaaatcatttaaaatcgcaccaacgcattcacacaggagagaagccataCCACTGCTCGCAGTGTTTGAAGACTTTTAGAAAATTAACTCATTTAAAAGCACACCAGCACGTTCACACGGGCAAGAAGCCACATTGCTGctcagagtgtgggaagagttttatagAATACAGATCTTTTAAAAGGCACCAGCGCGCTCACGCAGAACAGAAGTGCTATCACTGCTCGCTGTGTGGGACGAGCTTCACACACCACGCCGGAGCTAAACCTCAGTACTGCTCAGAGTGTGTGAAACGGTTTTGTGttggtgtaataaaaaaataa